A window of Kwoniella newhampshirensis strain CBS 13917 chromosome 9, whole genome shotgun sequence contains these coding sequences:
- a CDS encoding adenylosuccinate lyase, which translates to MDTYQTPLSSRYASKEMSKLFSNGTRFGTWRKLWLNLAIAEKELGLDISDDAIEQMRAHLDLDEGQMKVAADEEKKRRHDVMAHVHTFGTVAPAAAGIIHLGATSCYVTDNADLIFLREGLSILLPKLATVISRFSSFAEQYRDLPTLGFTHFQPAQLTTVGKRATLWIQELLWDLRNLERARSDLGFRGVKGTTGTQGSFLALFDGDHAKVEALDKRVTELFGFPYAYPVTGQTYSRKIDADVLGPLSSFGATVHKIATDIRLLANLKEIEEPFEKDQIGSSAMAYKRNPMRCERACSLARHLMVIYQNTLMTSSVQWLERTLDDSANRRVTIPEAFLTADILLTTLQNISEGLVVYPRVIGRRISQELPFMATENIIMAIVKAGGDRQECHEKIRVLSHQAGAVVKEQGGENDLIDRVKKDNYFEPIWSQLDDLLDPKTFVGRAPEQVDGFLRDWVKPALKPYEEDLKNVKIAELSV; encoded by the exons ATGGACACCTATCAGACTCCCCTCTCTTC TCGTTATGCATCCAAGGAGATGTCTAAGCTGTTCTCCAACGGG ACCCGATTCGGGACCTGGAGAAAGCTATGGCTCAACCTGGCTATCGCCGAGAAG GAGCTTGGTCTCGATATCTCGGACGATGCTATCGAGCAGATGCGCgctcatctcgacctcgacgagGGCCAGATGAAGGTCGCCgccgacgaggagaagaaacgaCGAC ACGATGTGATGGCTCATGTCCACACATTCGGTACTGTTGCACCCGCTGCCGCCGGTATCATTCA TTTGGGTGCCACCTCATGCTATGTCACCGA CAATGCcgacctcatcttcctccgaGAAGGCCTGTCCATTCTCCTGCCCAAGCTCGCTACCGTCATCTCTCGgttctcctcctttgcCGAACAATACAGAGATCTCCCTACCCTCGGtttcactcacttccaaCCTGCGCAACTAACAACCGTCGGAAAGCGTGCGACTCTTTGGATTCAGGAGTTGTTGTGGGATTTGAGAAACCTCGAGCGGGCTCGTAGCGACTTGGGTTTCCGAGGTGTCAAGGGTACTACTGGTACTCAGGGCTCCTTTTTGGCTCTCTTCGACGGTGACCATGCCAAG GTTGAGGCTCTGGACAAACGAGTGACCGAGCTCTTCGGTTTCCCCTACGCCTACCCTGTGACTGGTCAGACTTATTCTCGGAAGATTGATGCCGATGTGCTCGGTCCGTTGTCAAGCTTCGGTGCCACCGTTCACAAGATTGCTACCGATA TCCGGTTACTTGCCAATctcaaggagatcgaggagcctttcgagaaggatcagATCGGTAGTTCCGCCATGGCTTACAAA CGCAACCCGATGCGATGCGAACGAGCATGTTCTCTTGCCCGTCATCTCATGGTCATCTACCAGAACACCCTGATGACCTCTTCCGTTCAATGGCTTGAGCGAACCCTGGATGACAG TGCCAATCGACGAGTCACGATACCCGAAGCTTTCCTCACTGCcgacatcctcctcactaCCCTCCAGAATATCTCTGAAGGTCTCGTCGTCTACCCACGGGTGATCGGTCGACGAATCAGCCAAGAACTCCCCTTTATGGCTACCGAGAACATCATCATGGCTATCGTCAAGGCTGGTGGAGACAGACAGGAATGTCACGAGAAGATCCGAGTCCTGTCTCATCAAGCTGGAGCTGTGGTCAAGGAGCAAGGTGGCGAGAATGATCTCATTGATCGagtcaagaaggacaaTTACTTTGAACCCATCTGGAGTCAACTGGACGATCTGCTGGACCCCAAGACTTTCGTCGGAAGAGCACCTGAACAGGTCGACGGTTTCCTCAGAGATTGGGTCAAGCCTGCTCTCAAGCCTTACGAGGAGGACCTCAAGAACGTCAAAATAGCAGAGCTGTCCGTGTAA
- a CDS encoding pre-mRNA-splicing factor PRP46, giving the protein MSTSVLPPSEGTAGPSSSGLPPLADLVRRSTKRTRVIYGLDGAGADDGLARANKLKLASKLATEYKDVQTLPPILQAQQAGPAGPKRPGQTPGPAASGPAVPGQKLIGGPDAEPTSSSAPGPAAEPRALVKFRHQQGFAAEGGQTGSKLSQALMRKKEAREVKPEYHPQWKLTRVISGHMGWVRAVAVDPGNQWFATGAGDRVVKIWDLASGELKLSLTGHISTIRGLAVSDRHPYLFSAAEDKMVKCWDLETNKVIRHYHGHFSGVYSLSVHPTLDVLVTAGRDASVRVWDMRSRANIFTLTGHTSTVADVKTQASDPQIISGSMDSTVRLWDLAAGKCMTTLTHHKKSVRALAIHPTEYSFASASAGGNNIKKWKCPEGTFVHNFVGHEAIINTMSVNEEGVMFSGADNGTLTMWDYATGLPFQHLKDIPQPGSLDAEAGVFCSTFDKTGTRLITGGADKTIKVYSEQA; this is encoded by the exons ATGTCCACATCCGTATTACCGCCTTCTGAAGGTACTGCTGGGCCTTCGTCGTCTGGTCTCCCACCCCTCGCCGACCTGGTGCGAAGAAGTACGAAACGCACTCGTGTCATTTATGGATTAGACGGAGCAGGTGCAGATGACGGCCTGGCCAGAGC TAACAAACTCAAACTGGCTTCGAAGTTGGCGACAGAATACAAGGATGTTCAGACATTGCCTCCAATCTTGCAAGCTCAACAAGCAGGTCCTGCTGGGCCCAAACGACCAGGTCAAACACCTGGACCTGCTGCTTCAGGCCCTGCAGTACCCGGTCAAAAACTCATTGGTGGACCAGATGCAGAGCCCAC atcatcatctgctcCTGGACCTGCTGCTGAACCTCGTGCTCTCGTCAAATTCAGACATCAACAAGGATTCGCCGCTGAAGGTGGTCAGACCGGATCTAAGCTGTCTCAAGcgttgatgaggaagaaggaagcgagGGAAGTCAAACCGGAATATCACCCACAGT GGAAACTCACACGAGTCATCTCGGGACATATGGGCTGGGTCAGAGCAGTTGCGGTAGATCCTGGAAACCAGTGGTTTGCAACGGGCGCAGGCGATCGAGTTGTaaag ATCTGGGACCTCGCCTCTGGAGAGCTCAAGCTTTCCTTGACTGGTCATATCTCTACTATTCGTGGTCTTGCCGTCTCAGATAGACACCCATACCTCTTCTCAGCAGCCGAAGATAAG ATGGTCAAATGTTGGGATCTGGAGACCAACAAGGTCATTCGACATTACCATGGTCATTTCTCAGGTGTCTACTCCTTGTC CGTACACCCAACGTTAGACGTGCTCGTCACCGCTGGTCGAGATGCGAGTGTGCGA GTATGGGACATGCGATCACGAGCCAATATCTTCACTCTCACGGGTCATACCAGTACCGTTGCCGATGTCAAAACTCAAGCTTCCGACCCTCAAATCATCTCCGGTAGTATGGACAGCACTGTCAG GTTGTGGGATCTTGCAGCTGGTAAATGCATGACAACCCTCACGCATCACAAGAAATCGGTTCGTGCGCTTGCCATCCACCCTACAGAGTATTCTTTCGCGAGTGCCAGTGCAGGAGGAAACAA TATCAAAAAGTGGAAGTGCCCAGAAGGAACTTTTGTCCACAACTTTGTCGGTCACGAGGCCATTATCAACACCATGAGTGTGAACGAGGAGGGTGTGATGTTCTCTGGTG CGGACAACGGAACACTCACTATGTGGGATTACGCTACTGGTTTGCCATTCCAACACCTGAAGGATATCCCACAACCAGGTTCTCTCGACGCCGAAGCG GGCGTGTTCTGTTCCACCTTCGACAAGACAGGAACACGACTGATTACAGGCGGTGCGGACAAGACGATCAAGGTGTACTCGGAGCAGGCATAG